The region CACGTTCGCTGAAATGTTGGACGAATAAAACCTGACTCAGATTTCTTACCCGAAACTTGAAGAGTTTCTAGACATTTTTCACAGGGAAGACGTAAGTAGGATATCGTCTTACTTGCTAATAAGATATTCCGCTTACAATTAGGTGTGTACTTTGCTTGTTGAAAACGTTCACTTTTCGTGCGCAATGCTGTACTGCAATGACTTGCATCAAATATCGTGTAGCATCCAATCTGTCGAGTGCTGACAGCATCGTTCAAAGTacgatttaaatattttattaagtCGCAATGAATAACGGGGGACTCCTATTTCTCGACTTATACTTTCCACTGATTTATCGTGCCTTGAATCAGTTCACATTCAGATCATGCATCCCTAAAAAAACGAGTATTATAAtcatctttgaaatttttattggtAGTAGCAAAACAAGATTGATAATGCATAAAATGGATTGAAGTATTTATTCCATGACCTGTCAgccaatttaaaaaaaagtgatttcgAAATGCATTGAACACGTAAGAAGATAAATGAGCTTTATGATCTTGTATTCCATTCTTTTTACGTTCACTCGCGACTGTTTGGCTGCAACGGATGGATGGATCACGGACAACTGTACGAAACATGCGTGTACAAAGACACTTTCATGGTAAGCTCTATCAGCGAACCCTAATCTACGAAATAATACCTACGCCGAGACACGTGTAGGTGTATGTAGGTCCCGCATTCATTATGTCGATTCGACCTCTGTTTGAGCCTTGAAACAACGGACGATAACTATCAGTTGTTTTCACGAGTTTCCCTTGAAACACACCAACTGAACAAGCGTCTTTAGTGCAGCAGATCTCAAGCGTAAAGATGGGTTTTCATTCATAACGAATTTAACGACGTCCGTCtatgaattttgtggaagCACATTTCATTTTACGGGTGCCCCTGCTTCAGTGCTGGCCGAAATATCATCGCAATCTTGATGGTATGTAACAGTAGATATGACGTAATAAATTATCGTGTTCGAGCGATGCAAACGTCGCGTTTAATACACCGGAACCCCTGATGATTAaggataaattttaaatttactgTTGCAATAAACTAGCCAGACTTCATAATGTACATATAAGGTCACGCTGATCCatgttatgaaatttaaatgagaaaattattatttgtccttttttgtcatttttaacGTGATCTGAAGTGGAAAACTTCACGTCCCACGATGATCGATTTTCTTGTGGATTTCTTAATGCTTTGACGAAAAATCGAATCTTACACACTAATGctacattattttaaaactTCCCTCTGTTCTATTAGAAGAAGAGTCGTTCTATTAATTACTgcagatattgaaaattgatttgtcACTGGACGACCTTTGACTATTATGGACTACCATAAcggatttttatggttttgGACTTAATCAATACGGTTCTTTCTATGAGCTTTAAACTTTGTGCAAAATCAGTTCACACAACGAAAATAGCGGTAAGTTCCAGAACTGTTCCTTTTAGGGCAGGCGATATTTCGTAATTTCTTTACTGCGTCCGCTCTGCGGTGTGATTAGGCATTAGAGGTACAAGAAATTTGATCAGTGACCGGGAAAACATATCTTACACATCGTCGGTTATTCAAAAAGACattattttaatcatttcAATACAGTCTTTAAACGGGTTGATTATAATCATAGTTAGAATATTTTCCAGCAATCGGTATGTCCGAAGGCTTTGTATACGGTCCCACTTGAAacggaatttttatttttattccttaaCGAACAGTATACTTTATATCAATGATCtacttgataaaatatttgcaCTTATCCACTATTCGTTGCAGTAGCCGTGGAGACAATCTTTGCTTCCAGTAGTCTACAGCCGCTGTGGTCTCAGCCGTGTGCATCGCAATTGCTGACTTATCGGGAATATCTTCAAGATTCGCTAAGAGCGCAGGTGCGAGCCAAAGACTTACCATCATACCGTAGATTTGCGATCTCTGCATTTCGCATTTCAACCAATCTAAGGTGATTTTTTCATACGCATTTGTACGTAACTCTGACAGCTTCGACCGCAGtttcatataatatatttcaagaAAAGTATCGTAATATTCTACTAGAACTTCGTGTTGAACACTGCTGTGTAGGAAGCCCTGAAGATCTGTGACCAGGGGCCCGAATCTGACAACTTGGAAATCTAAGAATCGCATACCGCTGACTACCGTTTTCCCCTTAACTTCCTCGTGCTTGAAAAGTATGTTGTTGATCCACAAATCACCATGGCACACCACCGAATATTCTCTAGGTTTCACCAGTTCCTGTGCCGAAACATAATATGCGCCTTGAATATCATAAAGTCTATTGTTTACTCGTAAAGATCAAGTCGTACCTTCATtaaatcataaatttttccttgGTACTCTTCCATAAAGGCGATCTCTTTCGAATAGTCATCTTCTGAGGTCGCGGCAACTTTCAAGCACAAGACGATAAAGTTGGGGAAGTCGTTCATATTCTTCCCTACACCTGGAGGATCCGTGTCAGGAAAATAGGCTTCTACGAAGTTGGTTTTCATACGGTTAAAATTTTCCGCGTCATTGTGTTCTAGGATAAACGATGCTGCATGAAGATCGGCTAatccctaaaaaaaaaaaaatgaagaaaatcatACAAAGATACTGTTTTGCCTAATGATACAAGGTTTTGAAAGAAATCTATTGCGATacgataatataattaattatagtaAAGAGCCTGACCTCGAGTACGATTTTCGTATGGTCAAAGTCTAAGCCCTTAACTCTGTCCTCGAGAAAGAATCCTAGTGGTTTTAAGTCTTCCAGGATAATCTGTTTAACATTAGTGAACAAGCAATCGGGAAGTATTTTCTGATCCTTGCCGAGAAGCATTGGCACTGTCTGGTACATTCTAGCTTCGTTGACGAAAAAGTTCTGACTTTGAAAGACCTCCTGATGAATTTCATTCGCAGCCAGATGTTTGgaaatgaaacttttgttGTAATCTAAAAAGTAAATGAATACTAGCTTTAGGATTTTCACAGCGATTACTAGAAAATCGCGAACAAGTATTATTCTCTCTCATCTTGAAAATCGAATGGCTGATCCTTAGTTAACTCGAAAATGTAATGcagtatttttgttcagaattgtatACACAATGGGGCGGTTAGGCACTTTGTTGCATTTAAGATACGTAAACGTGAAAATTCCGAAGTCAACGCAATTCTATACGCAATGCCAAACAATAATATCTAAAAACTCTTTTGTATTATGCCAAAAAAAGAACTCAAAATGTATTCAAACAACAAGTGGCATTGCATGTAAAATTGCGCTgatgattgaatttttatgtGAATGAAGCGTAAGATTTGATAAGAGTGAAATTAAGTGACATTTAACACGGTCGGGGAAGACTGACTAAAGCATTCccttaattaattttattacaataatttggcgtatCAAGATTTATACGTAATACGCACCGAATCCAGCTCCGGTTGTCCCTGTGACAACAAGACGTTTTATGACTGACATGTAGTTGACTCCTTTCTCGCAGCCAGGACTTGTGACCACAGACTTGACTTCGAGATTTGCATCATTTTCATATTCGCGCAACACCTTCTGAATTAATTCTTTGTCTGCAAATAAGCACCGTGTGAGATTACTATGAATATGCCTGGAATTCATGTGGACTTGATAACTATTATGAAAATCTAGTTGTTCGCAATTGACTTTCCTCTACTCTGGTCTACAATGACAATAATTGTGATTAAATACcctcatatatatacatatatatatatatgtagtaaCAAAATTGAGCACACTAGTAGTAAAACTATTACCAAAATGCATTAAGCGTACGTATTATGACTTTCCGTGAAGTTGAAGTTTTCACTGACGTTAAGGAATAATGATATCGTTTTTGTGTACACCTGATAAGTGATAAgataaaaatactttttttttttattttattttatttatatatatatatatatatatatatatatagaaagtATTTTTATCTTATCACTTATCAGGTGTACACAAAAACGATATCATTATTCCTCCACGTCAGTAAAAACTTCAACTTCACGGAAAGTCATAATACGTACGCCTAATGCATTTTGGTAACAGTATTACTACTATTGTGCTCAATTTTGTTACTTGTAACGATATCTACGAAAGTGAATATTCACTGTCACGGGCAAGTATTTTATCAGCGCTGCAGTACCTGGCTTGTAAGCAGCTTCGTCTGATGCCATCTTGACTGCCACCTGTGTAAAAACACAAcgacataaataaataaattttaccgaTACGTATCGTCGCTCTCATATTTGATTCCGCACAGCTGATCGTGAATCGACACCGGCGTGTTCTGAGTATGAACCAATTTAGCACATTCGACTCTGTTAATACGACACACTGGAACTCATTGTCGTTGAATAGTACACAAGTATGAAAGTGCCAAGTCATAGTAGAAAAATGGTTGTATTACattttcataatatatattcGATGTGTCTCACAATATTAAATACAGGATATCCATTTTCTCCGTGATGTAAAACTCTAAAAGTGTTACCCGTGCagttaaaaaaatacccaCATAATCATACTTCAGTTACGCTGGGtcgaaaacttttgaaaaaatcgcgTTTTTCGTCGTGTACtttcatataaaaaattgtaaaaccaaTCTGAGACGTCACCTTGgaatcttgatcgagatgCTATGGAATGCCCCATGCACAGCAATTTTTGACGTTATGTTTGAAGATAaaatttctacttttttcttgCCTATGGATAAAGCTATTTTagaaatattgcaaatataCGTGAACATTGTCGAGAATATGAGATTTATTTGGTGTGGCTTTTTCTACATGCACAGGTAAATCTACTAATTTTAATAAAGAACTATCAATACCTACTTGCAATATATAAAGTAATTCGGCTGTGTATGTTGCACACTACAGTAGTACTTCAATTCTGAAAGCCTCGTCAGCTGTTGTAGCTCACAGTCGTTCTTTAACTGATTCTATATGTACTTTTCCTGAATTCAAATGTCCTGTAATATTAGTTCTCCGAGCGCATGAGATaagagataaaaatgaaagctGAAAACGTTATTTGAACACGACTGTTTATATTGCTATTTACAAGCAGCATTTCTCAGGGGCGGCGAAACACATATTTTTGAGACGTGGAATTAAACTGTTCGTTTGTTTCGATGCAATGtacgattttatttcacttcgaTAGATCAAAAGTTGCTTTTCTGCAGTTATAAATGTTTATGAATTCGTTTACTAGTAAGTTAAGTTCTAATTCTTCAGCTACACCTTAGTGAATATTAGGAAGCgtcacaataaaaaaaaaaaaaccaattttctGCTACGTTGCGAACGGATGTTTTTCGTTAACGCAAAGAGATTCcccagtaaaaaaatttcgtatgTCAGGGCTAAGTGGTCCCGAAACTTTATATAGTTTTTCATTTAAGTTACacaccaataaaaaaaatttttgatggaTATTCATAACTCCGTACTTATTGAATCATCTTCAAATGTGTGGAAAATTACTGAAAGCTGAAAGAATAAACTTTCAAATATATGAGAGCACTTATCGAattatactatttttattaatttttgcgaaCACAGAGTTTTAAAAGTTGTTTACAagtcaatattttcttttatattttcttcttctgatACAAACGAAATAAAAGCTCCTAAAACTGTTCAAGTTTGGATTTCTTGACTGAAGGTGTAAGATTTCGATGGTGTTGAACGACTAGTGACTTAGAAAGTAGcaccataaaatttttttgagaaaaatcaaaCTGACACACTGGATTATGGCTACATCGTTCAAGCGATCTTGCAGCATTGTTGATATTCAAGTcattaaaacaaaattcaattttttaagacTGCAAATATCTGATGTGTGGAGTGCTTCGCAGCTACCATAGTGGTTTCACCGCCCCTGGCATTTGTGAAATGTGAGCACAGTGGCTAGGTAAGTTCAGGTGTTTGAGGTTGTCGTAATCATAATATAAACGGTTATCGTTTCGTTCTAAGATATCCGTGCATGAGAATGTTTAGGTACATACCAGATACtgtgaaatgaaaacagtttGAACAAcacaaaatgaagaaattattttctaatgATCATAAAgtcgaattttttgaaaagtgatgtaaattaattataattctgATTCTAAACGACTGATATCACCTGCAGATGGATTTTTCGGACTGTTGATAATCAAATTCTTATCAATCATCGTCAATTATACAAAAGCAATCGAATGGAGCTGGTATATATCGTAAAACTGTTACTTCGAGTACTGGCGACCGTTGCTGGAGACAAAGAACGTACAGGGCTCGAGATGCGACGGAGATGCAACGGAGTAGGTCACTGATCTCTATTTACCTGGATAAATGATTCCTGAATGGTAGTCTGTGCTACCggttcataatttttcaagcgCCCCGAATCAGTCTAGTTAATACCCAGGGAACTAACGTAGTACCTTATACGCATGCCCGAACGCGTGAGAAGTCAAACGTGTGATCCTTCCTACGAAGCTAACCCATGTTTCAGATCTGTTAAAGTGAACAGGGTAAAACTACAGGCGTATAAAATGAATAGCACAAGCGGTCAGAAAAGTGGAAAGATTTATCGTTTCACAAGTAAGTAATAGCGGCAATACAGTTGATGATAGAGTTGTTTACTAATTAATTTTCCACAATTTCAGAATTAACTTTGTTCATGGATATGAACAAGTTATCAAGTCTGTAAGATTCATCTCGCGATATTCTCTGATATACATAATAAAGTGTTCGTTTATTAGTATTTTCACGGTATAAAATAATGCACGGGCATTTCATTACGTAAATTATGATTCGGCTTCATATAATACTCGTACACCCTGTCCAGCGTCCCTACTTCATAATTAAATGTCCGTAATAAGTTTCGTAATCATGATGTTGCCGAAATCGTTAACTAAAACGCATAAATATACAGATTCAAATTCACCGCTGTTCGGGCATGCGCATACTGTACTACGTTAGTTCCCTGGGTGTTAACGACGCTGATTCAGGGCGTCTCAAAAATTCCACCGGAATTTGAGCCGTGTATTCTGGTTAAACAGCTATCCAGTTAAATACAGATCAGTGGGGTAGATACAGAGAAGTACAAGATTCCGGTCTGCGCCGGAAATGCAAAGAGATGAATAAGCAAATCGCTCTATCACTTACCCCGTCACTCGAAATAAGTCTATCCGCTTCCCTTGCAGTGCTTTCGCAATGGCGTCTAACAAAGTACAGGCCCAGCTGCGGTCCTATACCTACCACCCACCCTACTTGGGCCGCCAAGCGGGCCGGCTTGCAGCCCGCTACGATTTACAGCGTCAGTTTTTGACTACGCTAGtagaacgaaaattttcgataaaattccaAACTGGGGAACTTTgtctgaataatttcaattaatagtaataatacgAATTTGGTAATTTATTGAAGAGAGATAATTCTGCAATCAATTTATGCAATTATCAAAATGAAGAACTGCatctttgttcaatttttctgatCGAGGGGCTGCAGCCCGCTACGATTTACAGCGTCAGTTTTTGACTACGCTAGtagaacgaaaattttcgataaaattccaAACTGGGGAACTTTgtctgaataatttcaattaatagtaataatacgAATTTGGTAATTTATTGATAAGAGATAATTCTGCAATCAATTTAT is a window of Neodiprion pinetum isolate iyNeoPine1 chromosome 4, iyNeoPine1.2, whole genome shotgun sequence DNA encoding:
- the LOC124216823 gene encoding uncharacterized protein isoform X2 produces the protein MHFDKELIQKVLREYENDANLEVKSVVTSPGCEKGVNYMSVIKRLVVTGTTGAGFDYNKSFISKHLAANEIHQEVFQSQNFFVNEARMYQTVPMLLGKDQKILPDCLFTNVKQIILEDLKPLGFFLEDRVKGLDFDHTKIVLEGLADLHAASFILEHNDAENFNRMKTNFVEAYFPDTDPPGVGKNMNDFPNFIVLCLKVAATSEDDYSKEIAFMEEYQGKIYDLMKELVKPREYSVVCHGDLWINNILFKHEEVKGKTVVSGMRFLDFQVVRFGPLVTDLQGFLHSSVQHEVLVEYYDTFLEIYYMKLRSKLSELRTNAYEKITLDWLKCEMQRSQIYGMMVSLWLAPALLANLEDIPDKSAIAMHTAETTAAVDYWKQRLSPRLLQRIVDKCKYFIK
- the LOC124216823 gene encoding uncharacterized protein isoform X1, encoding MASDEAAYKPDKELIQKVLREYENDANLEVKSVVTSPGCEKGVNYMSVIKRLVVTGTTGAGFDYNKSFISKHLAANEIHQEVFQSQNFFVNEARMYQTVPMLLGKDQKILPDCLFTNVKQIILEDLKPLGFFLEDRVKGLDFDHTKIVLEGLADLHAASFILEHNDAENFNRMKTNFVEAYFPDTDPPGVGKNMNDFPNFIVLCLKVAATSEDDYSKEIAFMEEYQGKIYDLMKELVKPREYSVVCHGDLWINNILFKHEEVKGKTVVSGMRFLDFQVVRFGPLVTDLQGFLHSSVQHEVLVEYYDTFLEIYYMKLRSKLSELRTNAYEKITLDWLKCEMQRSQIYGMMVSLWLAPALLANLEDIPDKSAIAMHTAETTAAVDYWKQRLSPRLLQRIVDKCKYFIK